The segment AATCGATCGTGCTTGGAAGTTTGGGAGTTTTAGTCTTAGGTTCGACTGTGGTTGGGGTCTTATCGAATTGGACTGAGTTGCTCAAAGCATTTGGAAGAGATCCAACGTTGACGGGACGAACCTACATTTGGTCAGTTGCGCTTGATCGCTTGTGGGATCGCCCTTGGTTCGGCTTTGGTCGCAGTGCGTTCTGGTCGCCTGAAAGCCCGTATCCAAAGGCGATTGGTTATTATCTATCCCAGAGTTTTAATGCACCTCACGCTCACAATGGGTTTATTGAAGTCGCTCTAGATGTTGGTTTGGTTGGATTAGCGCTGTTTTTAATCTGCTATGTGATTGGGTTTGTGATGGCTCTGATGAAAGCGTATGGGTCTAAGCATCCAGAGCATCTTTGGGCGTTGGGCTTTTTGACCTTTCTAGCGCTAAATAATGTCACCGAGAGCTACATGTTGCGGTTGGCAAATATCTACTGGGTTTTGTTTGTTGCTACCATTCTGACGGTGAAGCAGAAAGTGCCAGCGTTTGAGGATGAACGTGAACGAGTTCCAGAAGTTTCACAGTTGCGACAGTTCTCTGAGTCTCAAACTTGAGGACGGATCATCTCTCTTGCAACAGCGCGGCTCCATCCATGGATAGAGCCGCGCTGTTTTGATCTAATGTTCAATTCGATGACTTTAGTCTGTTCCAAAGCGCGATCGCAGTTCACACTTTGCTTAAATCGCAGGCTCTTTATACTCGATCAACTTAGCTTGTTGACCACGTAGCTTAGTTGACCAATAGTTAAACTGTCCAATCGATTCAGGAAATTTTCCTAACACACAAAATCCTGCATACGATCGCGCATCAGATGCCGAATCTCCCCGACTCAGACGATAGCGATAGATTTTCCAGCACAGCAACGGATAGCCCAAAAACGCGAGCAAGCTTAGCCCTGACGTAAAATACGCTAGCCCGATTGCAACTAGCGGCAGTCCCATGACCCAGCCCCAGTGCTTGCGATTTTCGCGCACCATATACCGTTCAGGTGGCGCCCCATGTAAATCTGTCCACGCTGCCATTGCCCAACCGCCACGAACTGAACGCTTCCACCACTGCCGAAATTCCAGCATAGCGGCATCATGTCGCGTCATTTCGGCATCAATTCGCTGAATCTTCCAGCCCAATTTCCGCAAGCGCACACACATCTCAGGCTCTTCACCTGCGATCAGGGTTTCGTTATATCCGCCCACGGCTTGGATCGCTTCGACCCGTATCAAGGCATCGCCTCCACAGGCTTCTGCTTCT is part of the Leptolyngbya boryana PCC 6306 genome and harbors:
- a CDS encoding glycosyltransferase, which codes for MLEKIGVVAIGRNEGDRLVRCLKSLVAQMPTGTLIVYVDSGSTDGSVAFAESLGVQVVNLDLSIPFTMARGRNAGFRHLVAQVPDLKYVQFIDGDCELVEGWIETAIAAFASDATFAIVCGRRRERFPERSVYNRLADMEWNTPVGEAEACGGDALIRVEAIQAVGGYNETLIAGEEPEMCVRLRKLGWKIQRIDAEMTRHDAAMLEFRQWWKRSVRGGWAMAAWTDLHGAPPERYMVRENRKHWGWVMGLPLVAIGLAYFTSGLSLLAFLGYPLLCWKIYRYRLSRGDSASDARSYAGFCVLGKFPESIGQFNYWSTKLRGQQAKLIEYKEPAI